In Nocardia sputorum, a single genomic region encodes these proteins:
- a CDS encoding helix-turn-helix domain-containing protein codes for MTMTQESGVGDKVRVARKLAGWSQEKLAREANFSASLVRKVERGRAPASPAFVAACARALRVNLADLLEQPYPRQTRDEQQVHAGVPEIRRELAAYKIEPDGTMNSRPEAELAADVAKASAMRHSVSLGDLGTLLPGLLADLRVAWHSATGAERERLFGLLAEAFAATGQLVYKLGYIDLSSLCVERYEWAAARSGDQLAVLAGDYQRAGELICTAEWSTALRFLEASRSTIESEIGGNDPAVLSMWGNLHLKSGLAAARAGRRDVADQHLAEARETARRLGGDRDDYRLCFGVTNVDIWSVGLAVEMMDGTEAVKRAEHVRLPVTTPRERAGHHYIDLARGFLLHGDRTKALTSLRKAKEIAPTQTRYHPMVHETIRVLARDDARSNESVRGFAAWCGINRG; via the coding sequence ATGACGATGACCCAGGAATCCGGTGTCGGCGACAAAGTACGTGTCGCAAGGAAGCTAGCGGGATGGAGCCAGGAGAAACTCGCGCGGGAAGCGAACTTCTCGGCGAGCTTGGTCCGCAAGGTCGAACGCGGCCGGGCGCCCGCGTCTCCGGCTTTCGTCGCGGCCTGCGCCCGCGCGCTGCGGGTGAACCTCGCCGACCTCCTCGAGCAGCCCTACCCGCGCCAGACTCGCGACGAACAGCAAGTGCACGCCGGAGTACCCGAGATCCGCCGTGAACTGGCCGCGTACAAGATCGAGCCGGACGGCACGATGAACTCCCGACCCGAAGCCGAACTCGCCGCCGACGTCGCAAAGGCGTCCGCAATGCGTCACTCGGTCAGCCTCGGTGATCTCGGCACGCTTCTGCCCGGCCTGCTCGCGGACCTGCGCGTCGCCTGGCACTCCGCGACCGGAGCGGAGCGCGAGCGCCTCTTCGGGCTGCTCGCCGAAGCGTTCGCCGCGACCGGGCAACTCGTGTACAAACTCGGCTATATCGATCTTTCCTCGCTGTGTGTCGAGCGGTACGAATGGGCAGCCGCGCGATCCGGTGATCAACTGGCCGTGCTCGCGGGCGATTATCAGCGCGCGGGCGAGCTGATCTGCACGGCCGAGTGGTCGACCGCCCTCCGCTTCCTGGAAGCCAGCCGGTCCACCATCGAATCCGAGATCGGCGGCAACGATCCGGCCGTCCTCAGTATGTGGGGCAATTTGCACTTGAAATCCGGTCTCGCCGCAGCTCGTGCGGGTCGGCGCGACGTAGCCGACCAACACCTCGCCGAAGCGCGGGAGACTGCCCGCCGCCTCGGTGGCGACCGAGACGATTACCGGCTTTGCTTCGGCGTCACGAATGTCGACATCTGGTCGGTCGGGCTGGCCGTAGAGATGATGGATGGCACCGAGGCGGTGAAACGTGCCGAGCACGTGCGTCTTCCGGTCACGACGCCCCGGGAGCGCGCAGGCCACCATTACATCGACCTGGCCCGCGGATTCCTGCTCCACGGCGACCGCACAAAAGCCCTTACCTCGCTACGGAAGGCCAAGGAGATCGCACCGACGCAAACCCGCTACCACCCCATGGTGCACGAGACCATCCGCGTCCTCGCCCGCGACGACGCACGAAGCAACGAGAGCGTGCGAGGCTTCGCCGCTTGGTGCGGGATCAATCGCGGTTGA
- a CDS encoding epoxide hydrolase family protein, which yields MTNTEIRPFRIDVPQADLDDLRLRLARTRWIDDVPGAGWERGVPTAYLKELAGYWVEKFDWRVAEAELNAYPQFTTTITGQNVHFLHVRSARQNATPLLLLHGWPSSVADFRDVIGPLTDPAAHGAPDAPAFHLVIPSLPGHGFSGPITETGWNDGRIAAALAELMARLGYDRYGVQGGDHGAFIAPALARIDTDHVLGVHVNALVTFPTGDPADMASLTDAEKARLAAMKKFQDDGSAYMNLQGSRPNTIAQLLADSPAGQLGWIVEKYQEWTDRSHDLPEQAVDLDRLLTTVSIYWFTDTARSVANLYYERFHDAAMFAPKPKGTVPTGVAVFKDGDYAIRRFAERTHNVTHWSEFYSGGHFPALEVPELMIGDVREFFRSLV from the coding sequence ATGACGAACACAGAGATTCGCCCCTTCCGTATCGACGTTCCGCAAGCCGACCTGGATGACCTTCGCTTGCGCTTGGCCCGCACTCGGTGGATCGACGATGTGCCCGGTGCCGGCTGGGAACGCGGCGTGCCGACCGCCTACCTGAAGGAGCTGGCCGGGTACTGGGTCGAGAAGTTCGACTGGCGCGTGGCCGAGGCGGAGTTGAACGCCTACCCGCAGTTCACCACCACCATCACCGGCCAGAACGTGCACTTCCTGCACGTGCGTTCGGCCCGGCAGAACGCCACCCCGTTGCTGCTGCTGCACGGCTGGCCCAGCTCGGTGGCCGACTTTCGCGACGTGATCGGACCGCTCACCGACCCCGCCGCGCACGGCGCCCCGGACGCACCCGCCTTCCACCTGGTCATCCCGTCGCTGCCCGGCCACGGTTTCTCCGGGCCGATCACCGAGACGGGCTGGAACGACGGCCGGATCGCGGCGGCGCTGGCCGAACTCATGGCCCGCCTCGGTTATGACCGCTACGGCGTGCAGGGCGGCGACCACGGTGCGTTCATCGCCCCGGCCCTGGCGCGGATAGACACCGATCACGTGCTCGGGGTGCACGTGAACGCGCTGGTCACCTTCCCGACCGGCGACCCAGCCGACATGGCCTCCCTCACCGACGCGGAGAAGGCGCGGCTCGCCGCGATGAAGAAATTCCAGGACGACGGCTCGGCCTACATGAATCTGCAGGGCTCGCGCCCGAACACCATCGCCCAGTTGCTCGCCGACTCTCCGGCCGGCCAGCTCGGCTGGATCGTCGAGAAGTACCAGGAGTGGACCGACCGATCGCACGACCTGCCCGAACAGGCCGTCGACCTCGACCGCCTGCTCACCACCGTGAGCATCTACTGGTTCACCGATACCGCCCGCAGCGTCGCCAACCTGTACTACGAGCGCTTCCACGACGCGGCCATGTTCGCCCCGAAACCCAAGGGCACCGTGCCGACCGGTGTCGCGGTCTTCAAGGACGGCGACTATGCCATCCGCCGCTTCGCCGAACGCACCCACAACGTCACCCACTGGTCGGAGTTCTACTCCGGCGGCCATTTCCCGGCACTGGAGGTGCCCGAGCTGATGATCGGCGACGTCCGCGAGTTCTTCCGGTCGCTTGTCTGA
- a CDS encoding ATP-binding protein produces the protein MVSLPVRGAFVGRAAELTALQDAHRDPAVHTVLVGGEAGIGKSRLVAEFGTRLDARTAVVSGRCPEFGAKGVPFAPFIAVMRALLRDKGVEALAALLPARPALARWLPGLAARSDGAEVDTDRIRLFGEILTVLEQFAMTEPLVVVLEDLHWSDDAGLDLLAFLVANIAEGDLFLVGTYRPADSGPLRKLVTGLRRDPSVRLLSTAPLTKHEVGRQLAALRGREPEPGTITRVFERSRGIPLFVEALGPAPEDTPAELSELLLGPLSDLPAQAASVLRLAAAAGSPVRHTVLAAASDLAEDALTTALRLLVDQQLLVPDDTGYAFRHVLIRDAVYADLLPAERKRLHRSISRALIALRERDAGQCPSGELASHAYAAGEFTSAIQAAWEAAAEARSVGAHRVEVRHLDRVLESWDQVAEAASRVDAERIEVVEAVVAACYRGGVIERGIAAADEALAAIDAGTEPERVARLRYYRAGLRNQSSGGGEDDLRAALACLPSNRPTLLRGEVLAELAAARAFSGAAAAAEHDARAAVEVAEQLRDVPTAHDTSSVTATALRPPGVIEEAAGADVATAVSHWRRSSVLREDRSAASLAARAHAYLGLATADRPDVAMAHFEQAHAAAKAAGDPGTLVTVVLWETALLVSAGADEAAIAAIQQGLRAAHESYRFAEAAPILLVKWAQALTALGRWNEALDLIDESLTEQLPPLSTAALLLCHARIMLARGDDEAATTSAANAQPLLGDRRWARQYQIQLHTVQTEIALATGNPQRAAEIGAATLTADDLAAHHHEAWALADAVARTRCAPLVLHSVTERLPVTTAVDAAYRNSCHAVRSGRPADWTAVASSWRTLRRPFELARSLLESGTAELAAGDRVAARSALRSVLRLADEVAAAPLAEQARQLADRAGIELADSGSQPATARPANTSGLTPRELDVLRLVATGASNRRIAAELFISANTAGVHVSRILTKLDASSRTEAAAIARERGLLVSG, from the coding sequence GTGGTCAGCCTTCCGGTACGCGGCGCCTTCGTGGGGCGGGCCGCCGAACTCACGGCGTTGCAGGATGCTCACCGGGATCCGGCGGTGCATACCGTGCTGGTCGGGGGTGAAGCGGGCATCGGCAAGTCGCGATTGGTGGCGGAGTTCGGGACGCGGCTCGATGCTCGCACGGCGGTGGTGTCGGGACGGTGCCCGGAATTCGGTGCGAAGGGAGTTCCGTTCGCTCCGTTCATCGCGGTCATGCGCGCACTGCTGCGCGACAAAGGTGTGGAGGCTCTCGCGGCGCTGCTTCCGGCGCGACCGGCCCTGGCGCGCTGGCTTCCCGGACTGGCGGCGCGGTCTGACGGGGCGGAGGTCGACACCGACAGGATCCGGTTGTTCGGCGAGATCTTGACCGTGCTGGAACAGTTCGCCATGACCGAGCCGCTGGTGGTGGTGCTGGAAGATCTTCACTGGTCCGACGACGCCGGCCTGGACTTGCTCGCCTTCCTGGTGGCCAACATCGCCGAAGGGGATCTGTTCTTGGTCGGCACTTACCGGCCCGCCGATTCCGGGCCGCTGCGCAAGCTGGTCACCGGCCTGCGCCGAGACCCGAGCGTCCGCCTGCTCTCGACGGCGCCGCTGACCAAGCACGAGGTCGGCAGGCAGCTGGCCGCGCTGCGCGGCAGAGAACCGGAACCGGGGACGATCACGCGCGTCTTCGAACGCAGCAGAGGAATCCCGCTGTTCGTGGAGGCGCTCGGCCCCGCACCCGAGGACACGCCCGCCGAGCTGTCCGAGCTGTTGCTCGGTCCTCTGTCGGACCTGCCCGCTCAGGCAGCATCGGTGCTGCGGCTCGCGGCGGCGGCCGGGTCACCGGTCCGGCACACCGTGCTGGCGGCGGCTTCCGACCTCGCCGAGGACGCGCTGACCACAGCGTTGCGGCTGCTGGTCGACCAGCAGCTGCTGGTGCCCGACGACACCGGTTACGCGTTCCGGCACGTCCTCATCCGCGACGCCGTCTACGCCGACTTGCTGCCGGCCGAACGAAAACGATTGCACAGAAGCATTTCTCGTGCACTGATCGCGCTCCGCGAACGCGATGCGGGCCAATGCCCCTCCGGCGAGCTGGCCTCTCACGCGTATGCCGCCGGAGAATTCACCTCCGCAATCCAGGCCGCCTGGGAAGCGGCGGCGGAAGCGAGAAGTGTCGGGGCGCACCGTGTCGAGGTGCGCCATCTGGACCGAGTGCTCGAATCGTGGGATCAGGTGGCGGAAGCGGCGAGCCGAGTGGACGCCGAGCGGATCGAGGTCGTGGAAGCGGTCGTGGCGGCATGCTATCGGGGCGGCGTCATCGAGCGCGGGATCGCGGCGGCCGACGAGGCGCTGGCCGCCATCGATGCGGGGACCGAGCCGGAGCGTGTCGCCCGGCTGCGCTACTACCGCGCCGGACTGCGCAATCAGAGCAGTGGCGGCGGCGAAGACGACCTGCGCGCGGCATTGGCATGTCTTCCGTCGAACCGTCCGACTCTGCTACGCGGCGAGGTGCTCGCCGAGCTCGCCGCGGCACGGGCGTTCAGCGGCGCGGCGGCCGCGGCCGAGCACGACGCGCGTGCCGCCGTCGAGGTAGCCGAACAGTTGCGTGATGTCCCCACCGCCCACGACACCTCATCGGTCACGGCTACGGCACTCCGCCCGCCGGGCGTGATCGAGGAGGCGGCCGGTGCGGATGTCGCGACCGCAGTGAGCCACTGGCGGCGTTCGAGCGTCCTTCGCGAGGACCGGAGCGCCGCGTCACTGGCCGCGCGTGCCCACGCCTATCTCGGGCTGGCCACCGCGGACCGTCCGGACGTCGCCATGGCCCATTTCGAGCAGGCGCATGCCGCCGCGAAGGCCGCGGGAGATCCGGGCACCTTGGTGACCGTGGTGCTGTGGGAAACAGCGCTGCTGGTGTCTGCGGGCGCCGACGAGGCGGCCATCGCGGCGATCCAACAGGGGTTGCGTGCCGCGCACGAGAGCTACCGATTCGCCGAGGCCGCGCCGATTCTGCTGGTCAAATGGGCGCAGGCGCTCACCGCCCTGGGCCGCTGGAACGAAGCGCTCGATCTGATCGACGAATCGCTCACCGAGCAGTTGCCCCCGTTGAGCACCGCCGCGCTGCTGCTGTGTCACGCGCGGATCATGCTGGCGCGTGGCGACGACGAGGCCGCGACGACGAGCGCTGCGAACGCCCAGCCCTTGCTCGGAGATCGGCGCTGGGCCAGGCAATATCAGATCCAGCTGCACACCGTGCAGACCGAGATCGCGCTCGCAACGGGCAATCCGCAGCGCGCCGCCGAGATCGGCGCAGCGACGCTCACCGCGGACGATCTGGCCGCGCACCATCACGAGGCATGGGCGCTGGCCGATGCTGTCGCCCGAACTCGCTGCGCCCCATTGGTTCTCCACTCCGTAACGGAAAGGCTGCCGGTGACCACCGCGGTCGACGCCGCATACCGGAATTCCTGCCACGCCGTGCGCAGTGGCCGTCCCGCCGACTGGACCGCGGTAGCTTCTTCCTGGCGAACCCTGCGCCGGCCATTCGAGCTGGCCCGCAGCCTGCTCGAATCCGGCACAGCGGAATTGGCCGCGGGTGATCGTGTGGCAGCGCGCAGCGCCCTGCGGTCCGTTCTCCGGCTCGCGGACGAGGTGGCGGCGGCGCCACTCGCCGAGCAGGCCAGGCAGCTGGCCGATCGCGCCGGGATCGAACTCGCCGACTCCGGTAGCCAGCCTGCCACGGCCCGGCCGGCGAACACCTCTGGCCTGACCCCGCGTGAACTCGACGTGCTACGCCTGGTGGCCACGGGCGCGAGCAACCGTCGGATCGCGGCCGAGTTGTTCATCAGCGCCAACACCGCGGGCGTGCACGTCTCGCGGATTCTCACCAAGCTCGATGCGTCCAGCCGCACCGAGGCGGCCGCGATCGCGCGAGAACGCGGATTGCTCGTCTCCGGGTGA
- a CDS encoding acyl-CoA dehydrogenase: MRSTLLSRRDLDFLLYEWLDVEGLTKRARYAEHSRETFDAVLELSEQLATKYFAPHNKLNDANEPTFDGERVTIIPEVGQALAAFAKAGLPSAAMDYELGGAQLPATVAQASYAWFQAANPGTAGYPFLTVANANLLIAHGPEHVEKFVEPMLEGRFFGTMCLSEPQAGSSLADIVTRAEPQDDGTYRLFGTKMWISGGDHELGENIVHLVLAKIPGGPAGTKGISLFVVPRFLVGDDGSIGERNDVALAGLNHKMGFRGTVNTVLNFGEGRWTPGGAPGAVGYLVGEPHRGLTYMFHMMNEARIGVGLVATALGYTGYLESLDYARTRTQGRAKLPADPSSPQRPIIEHADVKRMLLAQKSYAEGALALVLYCARLVDDQRTAESEDERRAVTLLLDILTPIAKSWPSQWCLEANSLAIQVLGGYGYTREYNVEQHYRDNRLNPIHEGTHGIQGLDLLGRKVTQQGGASLLALGSRVDATITAARASGGEAAELAAELDSAWRRLVEVTAGLFATGDVEAALANSSVYLEAFGHTVLAWIWLEQFLAAGERSGDFYDGKRHAARFFYRFELPKTAPALDLLARLDRTTLQMRDAWF, translated from the coding sequence ATGCGGTCGACCCTGCTGTCCCGGCGCGATCTCGATTTCCTGCTCTACGAGTGGTTGGACGTCGAGGGACTGACCAAGCGCGCGCGGTACGCCGAGCACTCGCGGGAGACCTTCGACGCCGTGCTCGAGCTCAGCGAGCAGCTCGCCACCAAGTACTTCGCGCCGCACAACAAGCTCAACGACGCCAACGAGCCCACCTTCGACGGCGAACGCGTGACCATCATCCCGGAGGTGGGCCAGGCGCTGGCCGCCTTCGCCAAGGCCGGACTGCCCTCGGCGGCAATGGATTACGAACTGGGCGGCGCACAGCTGCCCGCGACCGTCGCGCAGGCGAGCTACGCCTGGTTCCAGGCGGCCAACCCCGGCACCGCGGGCTACCCGTTCCTCACCGTCGCCAACGCGAATCTGCTCATCGCGCATGGACCCGAGCACGTCGAGAAGTTCGTCGAGCCCATGCTCGAGGGCCGCTTCTTCGGCACCATGTGCCTGTCGGAGCCGCAGGCCGGGTCGTCGCTGGCCGACATCGTCACCCGCGCCGAACCGCAGGACGACGGTACGTACCGCCTCTTCGGCACCAAGATGTGGATCTCGGGCGGCGATCACGAACTCGGCGAGAACATCGTCCACCTGGTGCTGGCCAAGATCCCCGGCGGGCCCGCGGGCACCAAGGGCATCTCGCTGTTCGTGGTGCCCCGGTTCCTGGTCGGCGACGACGGTTCGATCGGCGAGCGCAACGACGTCGCGCTGGCCGGGCTCAACCACAAGATGGGCTTTCGCGGCACGGTCAACACCGTGCTGAATTTCGGCGAGGGTCGCTGGACGCCGGGCGGCGCGCCCGGCGCGGTCGGCTACCTGGTCGGCGAGCCGCATCGCGGATTGACCTACATGTTCCACATGATGAACGAGGCGCGCATCGGCGTCGGCTTGGTCGCCACGGCGCTCGGCTACACCGGGTATCTCGAGTCGCTGGACTACGCGCGCACGCGCACGCAGGGCCGGGCCAAGCTCCCCGCCGACCCGTCCTCGCCGCAGCGGCCGATCATCGAGCACGCCGACGTCAAGCGCATGCTGCTGGCACAGAAGTCCTATGCCGAAGGCGCTCTGGCGCTGGTGCTCTACTGCGCGCGACTGGTCGACGACCAGCGCACCGCCGAATCCGAGGACGAACGCCGCGCGGTCACCCTGCTGCTGGACATCCTCACCCCGATCGCGAAGAGCTGGCCCTCGCAGTGGTGCCTGGAGGCCAACAGCCTCGCCATCCAGGTGCTCGGCGGCTACGGCTACACCCGCGAATACAACGTCGAACAGCATTACCGGGACAACCGGCTCAACCCGATCCACGAGGGCACGCACGGCATCCAGGGCTTGGACCTGCTGGGACGCAAGGTCACTCAGCAGGGCGGCGCCAGCCTGCTCGCGCTCGGTTCGCGCGTCGACGCGACCATCACGGCCGCACGCGCGTCGGGCGGCGAAGCGGCCGAGCTCGCCGCTGAGCTGGATTCGGCATGGCGGCGGTTGGTCGAGGTGACCGCCGGACTGTTCGCCACCGGTGATGTCGAGGCCGCGCTGGCCAACAGCTCGGTGTATCTGGAAGCGTTCGGGCACACCGTGCTGGCCTGGATCTGGCTCGAACAGTTCCTCGCCGCTGGGGAGCGTTCCGGTGATTTCTACGATGGGAAGCGGCACGCGGCCCGGTTCTTCTATCGTTTCGAATTGCCGAAGACCGCACCGGCGCTGGATCTGCTCGCCAGGCTGGACCGGACTACTCTGCAGATGCGCGACGCCTGGTTCTGA
- a CDS encoding QsdR family transcriptional regulator, translating to MIDSSQRTTRPPGRPASATREQVIEHARRAFLAGERVDIQAIAGQLGLSRASVYRWFGSRDGVLGAVLAGEFEALLTRADARRRSTGARRILDVLYRVNRWMTDNEPFRRYFENEPLSGLRILTAGDGPVQPLVVGTVRELIIRATEEDGYTPPLEPALLAYALVRLGEAFLYNDSVAGIRGDVDRLHEVQAALLGIPEAITP from the coding sequence GTGATCGATTCCAGCCAGCGGACCACTCGCCCTCCCGGCCGACCGGCCTCCGCGACCAGGGAACAGGTCATCGAGCACGCTCGCCGGGCGTTCCTGGCCGGTGAACGCGTGGACATCCAGGCGATCGCCGGACAACTCGGGCTCAGCCGCGCGTCGGTCTACCGCTGGTTCGGCTCCCGCGACGGGGTGCTCGGTGCGGTCCTGGCCGGGGAGTTCGAGGCGCTGCTCACCCGCGCCGACGCCCGCCGCCGCTCCACCGGAGCGCGGCGCATCCTGGACGTGCTGTACCGGGTCAACCGGTGGATGACCGACAACGAACCGTTCCGGCGCTACTTCGAGAACGAGCCGCTGTCCGGGCTGCGCATCCTCACCGCGGGCGACGGACCGGTGCAACCGCTGGTCGTCGGCACCGTCCGCGAGCTGATCATCCGCGCCACGGAGGAGGACGGCTACACCCCGCCGCTGGAACCGGCGCTGCTGGCCTACGCGCTGGTCCGGCTCGGCGAGGCATTCCTGTACAACGACAGCGTCGCGGGCATCCGCGGGGACGTCGACCGGCTGCACGAGGTCCAGGCGGCGCTGCTGGGCATCCCCGAGGCCATCACGCCGTAG
- a CDS encoding GntR family transcriptional regulator, with translation MAAEPTPVRQLRADQARRVADILRHQLHAGAFDGALPSEQELAAEYGSSRNTVRDALALLKDEGLIDRAPKVGTRVATRKYDHGLDALLGLQETFKGHGTVRNEVRAAMHVAAPPAVARRLGLAPGERVVYLERLRYLADLPLSLDLTYLVPDIGTEVLGHDLEHTDVFVLLERISGHSLGSADLALEAVPADPHTASTLDVPGGAPLLMLERLTRLDDGRPVDLEYIRMRGDRITMRGSLTRSTPEWKVL, from the coding sequence GTGGCAGCGGAACCCACGCCGGTGCGGCAGTTGCGCGCCGATCAAGCGCGGCGGGTGGCCGACATCTTGCGCCACCAACTGCACGCGGGCGCGTTCGACGGCGCGCTGCCGAGCGAACAGGAGCTCGCCGCCGAGTACGGCTCCTCCCGCAACACCGTCCGCGACGCGTTGGCACTGTTGAAGGACGAGGGCTTGATCGACCGGGCGCCCAAAGTGGGCACCCGGGTGGCCACCCGCAAGTACGACCATGGCCTGGACGCGCTGCTCGGCTTGCAGGAGACGTTCAAGGGCCACGGCACCGTACGTAACGAGGTGCGCGCGGCGATGCACGTCGCCGCTCCGCCCGCCGTCGCCCGCAGGCTCGGCCTGGCGCCGGGCGAGCGCGTGGTCTACCTGGAGCGGCTGCGCTACCTCGCGGATCTGCCGCTGAGCCTCGACCTCACCTACCTCGTGCCCGACATCGGCACCGAGGTGCTCGGCCACGACCTCGAGCACACCGACGTCTTCGTGCTGCTCGAACGCATCAGCGGCCACTCGCTCGGCTCGGCCGACCTCGCCCTGGAGGCGGTGCCCGCCGACCCGCACACCGCCTCCACCCTCGACGTCCCCGGCGGCGCGCCGCTGCTGATGCTGGAACGACTGACCCGGCTCGACGACGGCCGCCCGGTGGATCTGGAGTACATCCGCATGCGCGGCGACCGCATCACCATGCGCGGCAGCCTGACCCGCAGCACCCCCGAATGGAAGGTCCTCTAG
- a CDS encoding 4Fe-4S dicluster domain-containing protein — protein sequence MALVNQRADIPVTIDESLCIQGCTLCVEICPLDSLAINPENGKAFMHVDECWYCGPCAARCPTGAVTVNMPYLLR from the coding sequence ATGGCACTCGTGAACCAGCGCGCCGACATCCCCGTCACCATCGATGAGTCGCTGTGCATCCAGGGCTGCACGCTGTGCGTCGAGATCTGCCCCCTCGACTCCCTGGCCATCAACCCCGAGAACGGCAAGGCCTTCATGCACGTGGACGAGTGCTGGTACTGCGGTCCCTGCGCGGCCCGCTGCCCCACCGGCGCCGTCACCGTCAACATGCCCTACCTGCTCCGCTGA
- a CDS encoding ABC transporter substrate-binding protein, with protein sequence MKVKFAPVLLAAALALAGCSLEQSDDTPAGTVKVVVGYQSKTINTVTAGTLLRAQGYLEQRLQKITESGGAKYQVEWQDYDTGAPITAQMVAEKIDIGSMGDYPLLINGSRTQVNERSRTELVSVTGYNPKGALNMVVVPNDSAATGIADLAGQKISASVGSAGHGTLVQALSRAGIDPAKGVEVLNQQPQVGATALESRQVGALSQFVAWPGLVVFQNKAKLLYDGAELGVPTFHGVVARRAYAAEHPEVLQAFLAAQLDATRFLREKPFEAAKIVADGSGLPPEVVYLYNGPGGTSFDTTLKPSLINALKGDVAYLKSIGDFADLDIDRFVDDGPLRKAYAETGGGDYDRDLASTANPARVSGADPVCGKAAENPALAGELWVDGASQPQPAADPTCLLRAVQAAKAQGKTIRAAYVPDTELGTRWFADKSIWLRDGAAYLPFTTPAAAQRYRQAHPSAAPVTYDQAVTEVRG encoded by the coding sequence ATGAAAGTGAAATTCGCCCCCGTCCTGCTCGCCGCCGCGCTCGCGCTCGCCGGGTGCTCGCTGGAGCAGAGCGACGACACACCGGCGGGCACCGTCAAGGTGGTCGTCGGCTACCAGTCCAAGACCATCAACACCGTCACCGCGGGCACTCTGCTCCGCGCGCAGGGTTACCTCGAGCAGCGGCTGCAGAAGATCACCGAAAGCGGCGGGGCCAAGTACCAGGTCGAGTGGCAGGACTACGACACGGGCGCGCCGATCACCGCGCAGATGGTGGCCGAAAAGATCGACATCGGGTCGATGGGTGACTACCCGCTGCTGATCAACGGCTCCCGCACCCAGGTCAACGAGCGCTCGCGCACCGAGCTGGTGTCGGTCACCGGGTACAACCCCAAGGGCGCGCTGAACATGGTCGTGGTGCCGAACGATTCGGCGGCCACCGGCATCGCCGACCTGGCCGGACAGAAGATCTCGGCCAGCGTCGGCTCGGCCGGGCACGGCACGCTGGTGCAGGCGCTGTCGCGGGCCGGGATCGATCCGGCCAAGGGCGTGGAGGTGCTCAACCAGCAGCCGCAGGTCGGCGCGACGGCCTTGGAATCCCGTCAGGTGGGCGCGCTGTCCCAGTTCGTGGCGTGGCCGGGGCTGGTCGTCTTCCAGAACAAGGCCAAGCTGCTCTACGACGGCGCCGAACTCGGCGTGCCGACCTTCCACGGCGTGGTCGCCCGGCGCGCCTACGCCGCCGAGCACCCGGAGGTGCTGCAGGCGTTCCTGGCCGCGCAACTGGACGCCACCCGGTTCCTGCGGGAGAAGCCGTTCGAGGCCGCGAAGATCGTCGCCGACGGGTCCGGACTGCCGCCGGAGGTGGTGTACCTCTACAACGGCCCCGGCGGAACGAGTTTCGACACCACGCTCAAGCCGAGCCTGATCAACGCGCTCAAAGGCGATGTGGCATATCTGAAGTCGATCGGCGACTTCGCGGACCTGGACATCGACCGGTTCGTCGACGACGGGCCGCTGCGCAAGGCGTACGCGGAGACCGGCGGCGGCGACTACGACCGTGACCTGGCGTCCACCGCCAACCCGGCCCGGGTGAGCGGCGCCGACCCCGTTTGCGGCAAAGCGGCGGAGAATCCCGCGCTGGCCGGCGAGCTGTGGGTGGACGGTGCATCCCAGCCGCAACCGGCCGCGGATCCGACCTGCCTGCTGCGCGCCGTCCAGGCCGCGAAGGCGCAGGGCAAGACGATCCGGGCGGCCTATGTCCCGGACACCGAACTGGGCACCCGCTGGTTCGCCGACAAGTCGATCTGGCTGCGCGACGGCGCCGCCTACCTGCCTTTCACCACCCCCGCGGCCGCGCAGCGCTACCGGCAGGCGCATCCGTCCGCCGCGCCGGTCACCTACGACCAGGCCGTCACGGAAGTACGCGGATGA